Proteins co-encoded in one Prescottella sp. R16 genomic window:
- a CDS encoding LysR family transcriptional regulator, translating into MAGRWPDLGVLELIVGVDDHGSLSAAARQAGIAQPNASRAIRQIERQFGTTLLQRRPTGSTLTPEGTVVAHWARRVLSEAGHLLDVAEGLRTERVAQLRVGASMTVADHLVPGWLGRFRSRYPQVSLHLQVLNSTQVYDRLATGACDIGFVESPTVPTTLGMTTQRSLHSVTVARDRLVVVVHPEHPWARRRKRLTVAELAATPLVVREPGSGTRTTLDVALQEYDAVPPLLELGSAAAIRTSVVAGIGPAVMSTLAVEEQIRSGELKMIDVEGLTLDRRLRAVWCGRRELGGLAGELVRMVRRERGDD; encoded by the coding sequence ATGGCCGGACGCTGGCCCGATCTGGGCGTACTCGAGTTGATCGTCGGAGTGGACGATCACGGAAGTCTCAGCGCCGCAGCACGTCAGGCGGGTATCGCGCAACCGAACGCGAGCCGCGCCATCCGGCAGATCGAGCGCCAGTTCGGCACGACACTGCTGCAGCGCCGCCCGACCGGTTCCACCCTCACCCCCGAGGGCACCGTCGTCGCGCACTGGGCGCGGCGGGTCCTGTCCGAGGCCGGGCACCTGCTCGACGTCGCCGAAGGGTTGCGGACCGAACGCGTCGCACAGTTGCGGGTGGGGGCCAGCATGACCGTCGCCGACCATCTCGTGCCGGGCTGGCTGGGACGCTTCCGCAGCCGGTACCCGCAGGTGTCCCTGCACCTGCAGGTACTCAACTCCACCCAGGTGTACGACCGGCTGGCGACCGGTGCCTGCGACATCGGGTTCGTCGAATCGCCGACGGTGCCCACGACGCTCGGGATGACGACGCAACGGTCGCTGCACAGCGTGACCGTCGCGCGGGACCGGCTCGTCGTCGTCGTGCATCCGGAGCATCCGTGGGCCCGCCGCCGCAAACGCTTGACGGTGGCGGAACTGGCGGCGACCCCGCTCGTGGTGCGCGAGCCGGGATCGGGCACCCGCACCACACTCGACGTGGCGCTCCAGGAGTACGACGCCGTCCCGCCACTCCTGGAACTGGGCAGCGCGGCCGCGATCCGGACCAGCGTCGTCGCCGGCATCGGCCCCGCTGTGATGAGCACCCTCGCCGTCGAGGAACAGATCCGCAGCGGCGAACTGAAGATGATCGACGTCGAGGGCCTCACGCTCGACCGGCGCCTGCGCGCGGTGTGGTGCGGGCGGCGGGAACTCGGCGGTCTCGCCGGTGAACTCGTGCGGATGGTACGTCGCGAGCGCGGGGACGACTGA
- the fdxA gene encoding ferredoxin has protein sequence MTYTIAEPCVDVMDKACIEECPVDCIYEGARMLYIHPDECVDCGACEPVCPVEAIFYEDDVPDQWSGYVAANVDFFDDLGSPGGAAKLGKVDYDAALIKALPPMNED, from the coding sequence GTGACCTACACGATTGCAGAACCGTGCGTCGATGTGATGGACAAGGCCTGTATCGAGGAGTGTCCGGTCGACTGCATCTACGAGGGTGCCCGCATGCTCTACATCCACCCGGACGAGTGTGTCGACTGCGGTGCGTGTGAGCCGGTGTGTCCCGTCGAGGCGATCTTCTACGAGGACGACGTGCCGGACCAGTGGAGCGGCTACGTCGCTGCCAACGTCGACTTCTTCGACGACCTCGGTTCCCCTGGTGGCGCCGCCAAGCTCGGCAAGGTCGATTACGACGCCGCGCTGATCAAGGCGCTGCCGCCCATGAACGAGGACTAG
- the dapC gene encoding succinyldiaminopimelate transaminase: MPRHSVVKTLPDFPWDSLTSAKETASAHPGGIVNLSVGTPVDPVAPAIREALASVADVPGYPTTHGTVELREAASAALARRYGTTGIDPAAILPVLGTKEVIAWLPKLLGLGANDLVVIPEVAYPTYEVGALLAGTQVVRADGTAQLGPQKPALIFVNSPSNPTGKVLGVPHLRKVVDFARERGAIVASDECYLGLDWGGEAVSLLDPRVCDGDHTGLLVMQSLSKTSNLASYRAGLVAGDPALVAELLEIRKHAGMIMPLPIQAAMTAALNDDEQEAEQRERYRHRRDTLLAAVLAAGFTVDDSEAGLYLWATRGEDCRTTVDWFADRGILVAPGDFYGPRGRQHVRIALTASDERIAAAASRLM, from the coding sequence GTGCCGCGTCATTCTGTAGTCAAGACCCTGCCCGACTTTCCGTGGGACTCGCTGACGTCCGCGAAGGAGACGGCGTCCGCGCATCCCGGCGGAATCGTGAACCTGTCCGTCGGCACCCCTGTCGACCCGGTCGCCCCGGCGATCCGGGAGGCGTTGGCGTCGGTCGCGGACGTGCCGGGATATCCGACGACGCACGGCACCGTCGAACTGCGTGAGGCGGCATCCGCGGCGCTCGCCCGGCGCTACGGCACCACCGGTATCGACCCGGCGGCGATCCTGCCGGTGCTCGGCACCAAGGAAGTCATCGCGTGGCTGCCGAAGCTCCTCGGGCTCGGCGCGAACGATCTCGTGGTCATCCCCGAGGTCGCCTACCCCACGTACGAGGTGGGCGCACTGCTCGCCGGCACACAGGTGGTGCGTGCCGACGGGACCGCGCAGCTGGGTCCGCAGAAGCCGGCACTGATCTTCGTCAACTCCCCGTCCAACCCCACCGGCAAGGTGCTCGGTGTCCCGCATCTGCGCAAGGTCGTCGACTTCGCCCGCGAACGCGGCGCGATCGTCGCGTCCGACGAGTGCTACCTGGGCCTCGACTGGGGTGGGGAGGCCGTCTCCCTCCTCGACCCGCGGGTGTGCGACGGCGACCACACCGGCCTGCTGGTGATGCAGTCGCTGTCGAAGACGTCGAATCTCGCCAGCTACCGGGCCGGACTCGTCGCCGGCGATCCGGCCCTGGTCGCCGAACTGCTCGAGATCCGCAAGCACGCCGGCATGATCATGCCGCTGCCCATCCAGGCCGCCATGACCGCCGCCCTGAACGACGACGAGCAGGAAGCCGAGCAGCGGGAACGCTACCGTCACCGCCGCGACACCCTCCTCGCCGCTGTCCTCGCCGCCGGCTTCACCGTCGACGACTCCGAGGCCGGCCTGTACCTGTGGGCCACCCGCGGCGAGGACTGCCGCACCACCGTCGACTGGTTCGCCGACCGCGGCATCCTCGTCGCACCCGGCGACTTCTACGGCCCCCGGGGTCGGCAGCACGTCCGGATCGCCCTCACCGCATCGGACGAACGCATCGCCGCGGCGGCGAGCCGCCTGATGTAG
- the pruA gene encoding L-glutamate gamma-semialdehyde dehydrogenase, with protein sequence MDAVTQVPVPYNEPAQSYAPGSPERTRLKDALGRHLAEPIDIPHIVGGADRRGTGARLEVVQPHRHSSVLATIGNATYDDAAAAIEAAAAAAPAWRALPFDERAAILLRAADLLAGPWRETIAAATMLGQSKSVQQAEIDAPCELVDFWRFNVHFARQILAEQPISSPGVWNRLDYRPLEGFVYAITPFNFSAIAGNLPTAPALMGNTVIWKPSPTQSLAAYWTLRLLEAAGLPPGVINLLTGDGLAVSDVALQDPRLAGIHFTGSTRTFRHLWREVGAGIDRYHGYPRLVGETGGKDFVVAHPSADPAVLSTLLIRGAFEYQGQKCSAASRAYLPKSLWEKMRDDFLAEVDALTYGDVTDLGNFGGALIDRRAYDKSVAAIERARGVAGVQIAVGGTYDDSVGYFVRPTVLLVDDPGDESLATEYFGPLLSIHVYDDAAPGAWSDVLAAVDAASPYALTGAVVATDRAAIEQASTALRFAAGNFYVNDKPTGAVVGQQPFGGARGSGTDDKAGSPLNLLRWVSARTIKETFVPPTDHRYPHMGPGGA encoded by the coding sequence ATGGATGCCGTCACGCAGGTTCCGGTGCCGTACAACGAGCCGGCGCAGTCGTACGCGCCGGGCAGTCCCGAGCGCACCCGGTTGAAGGACGCGCTGGGCCGTCATCTGGCGGAGCCGATCGACATTCCGCACATCGTCGGCGGAGCCGACCGTCGCGGCACCGGAGCCCGTCTGGAAGTGGTGCAGCCGCACCGGCATTCGTCGGTACTTGCCACGATCGGCAATGCCACCTACGACGATGCGGCCGCGGCGATCGAGGCTGCGGCTGCGGCCGCGCCCGCCTGGCGGGCACTGCCGTTCGACGAGAGAGCCGCGATTCTGCTGCGGGCCGCGGATCTGCTGGCCGGGCCGTGGCGGGAGACGATCGCCGCCGCGACGATGCTGGGCCAGTCGAAGTCGGTGCAGCAGGCCGAGATCGACGCCCCGTGCGAGCTGGTCGACTTCTGGCGGTTCAATGTCCACTTCGCCCGGCAGATCCTCGCCGAACAGCCGATCTCGTCGCCCGGGGTGTGGAACCGGCTCGACTACCGGCCGCTCGAGGGGTTCGTGTACGCGATCACCCCGTTCAACTTCAGTGCGATCGCCGGGAACCTGCCGACGGCGCCCGCTCTTATGGGCAACACGGTGATCTGGAAGCCGTCGCCCACGCAGTCCCTCGCCGCCTACTGGACCCTGCGCCTGCTCGAGGCCGCGGGACTCCCGCCCGGAGTGATCAATCTTCTCACCGGCGACGGACTCGCGGTATCCGATGTGGCACTGCAGGATCCGCGGCTCGCCGGTATCCATTTCACCGGTTCGACACGTACGTTCCGGCACCTGTGGCGGGAGGTCGGCGCCGGCATCGACCGCTACCACGGGTATCCGCGTCTGGTGGGGGAGACCGGCGGCAAGGACTTCGTCGTCGCACACCCGTCGGCCGATCCGGCGGTCCTGTCGACCCTCCTGATCCGCGGCGCGTTCGAGTACCAGGGACAGAAGTGCTCGGCCGCGTCCCGCGCCTATCTGCCGAAGTCGTTGTGGGAGAAGATGCGCGACGACTTCCTCGCCGAGGTCGACGCCCTCACGTACGGGGACGTCACCGACCTCGGGAACTTCGGTGGTGCGCTCATCGACCGCCGCGCCTACGACAAGAGCGTCGCCGCGATCGAACGGGCCCGCGGCGTGGCCGGGGTGCAGATCGCGGTCGGCGGCACGTACGACGACAGCGTCGGCTATTTCGTCCGGCCCACTGTGCTGCTCGTCGACGATCCGGGTGACGAGTCGCTGGCCACCGAATATTTCGGACCGCTCCTGTCGATCCACGTGTACGACGACGCCGCACCGGGCGCGTGGTCGGACGTGCTCGCCGCCGTCGATGCCGCGTCGCCGTACGCGCTCACGGGCGCGGTGGTCGCCACCGATCGGGCCGCGATCGAACAGGCTTCGACGGCACTGCGGTTCGCGGCCGGGAACTTCTACGTCAACGACAAGCCGACCGGGGCGGTCGTCGGGCAGCAGCCGTTCGGTGGTGCCCGCGGGTCCGGCACCGACGACAAGGCGGGCTCGCCGCTGAACCTGCTGCGGTGGGTGTCGGCGCGCACGATCAAGGAAACGTTCGTCCCGCCCACCGATCACCGGTATCCGCACATGGGGCCGGGCGGCGCGTGA
- a CDS encoding proline dehydrogenase family protein, whose translation MAPSVLSNPLRPAILAAARSGRVKEAVTRVPVTKSIVRRFVAGEALSDAAAAASALLGSGRAVSVDHLGEDVHDAEQARGTVAAYLELLAVLGRLPAGRFDGTHPLEVSVKLSALGQTLPRDGEKVALDHARTLCTAAREHGVRVTVDAEDHTRTDSTLSIVRELRADFPWVGAVLQAYLRRTEGDCRDLGGAGSRIRLCKGAYREPESVAYRSRADVDASYLRCLRILMGGDGYPMVATHDPAMIDAVAPLLAETGRSTDSFEHQMLFGIRDLEQVRLVDVGRRVRVYVPYGTQWYGYFMRRLAERPSNLRFFLRSTLTRD comes from the coding sequence ATGGCGCCGTCGGTGCTGTCGAATCCGCTGCGACCGGCGATCCTCGCGGCCGCCCGATCGGGCCGGGTCAAGGAGGCGGTGACCCGGGTGCCGGTGACGAAGTCGATCGTGCGCAGGTTCGTGGCGGGGGAGGCGCTGTCCGACGCGGCCGCGGCGGCATCGGCCCTGCTCGGGTCCGGGCGCGCGGTGAGCGTCGACCACCTCGGGGAGGATGTCCACGACGCGGAGCAGGCCCGTGGCACCGTCGCCGCCTACCTCGAACTGCTCGCCGTGCTGGGACGACTGCCTGCCGGACGGTTCGACGGGACGCACCCGCTGGAGGTGTCGGTGAAACTGTCGGCGCTGGGGCAGACGTTGCCGCGGGACGGGGAGAAGGTTGCGCTCGACCACGCCCGGACCCTGTGCACGGCGGCCCGCGAACACGGTGTGCGGGTGACCGTCGATGCCGAGGACCACACCCGCACCGATTCGACGCTGTCGATCGTGCGGGAACTGCGTGCCGACTTCCCGTGGGTCGGGGCGGTCCTGCAGGCGTACCTGCGGCGCACCGAGGGCGACTGCCGGGACCTTGGCGGTGCCGGGTCCCGGATCCGGCTGTGCAAGGGGGCGTATCGCGAACCGGAGTCGGTGGCCTACCGGTCCCGCGCCGACGTCGACGCGTCGTATCTCCGGTGCCTGCGCATCCTGATGGGCGGCGACGGGTACCCGATGGTCGCCACCCACGATCCGGCGATGATCGACGCCGTGGCACCACTGCTCGCGGAAACCGGCAGGAGTACGGACAGTTTCGAGCATCAGATGCTGTTCGGGATCCGTGACCTCGAGCAGGTGCGGCTCGTCGACGTCGGACGTCGCGTGCGCGTGTACGTGCCGTACGGCACCCAGTGGTACGGCTACTTCATGCGCCGACTCGCCGAACGCCCGTCGAACCTGCGGTTCTTCCTCCGCTCGACGCTCACCCGGGACTGA
- a CDS encoding acyl-CoA synthetase, with product MLLTSLNPLAVARGDDMPDAVRIGDTTLSRTDILGAAGALAKRLAGARRVAVLATPTPSTVIAVVGALLAGVTVVPVPPDSGPAEVTHILTDSGAQAWLGQAPDGSTLPVVPVRLHARDWHTHPEPPASATAFVLYTSGTTGAPKGVLLSRGAIAAGIDALAEAWAWTPKDTVVQGLPLFHVHGLILGVLGPLRVGSRLVHTVAPTPQAYAEAARADGTLFFGVPTVWSRIADDADSARALGTARLLVSGSAPLPVPVFEKLHTLTGHAPIERYGMSETMLTLSTRVDGERRPGWVGLPVRGVETRLRDENDNDVPHDGESIGGLQVRGPMLFDGYLNRPDATAESWTDDGWFVTGDVAAVDSGGFHRIVGRASTDLIKTGGFRVGAGEVETALLGYPGVREAAVVGLPDPDLGQRIVAFVVGAGFDEATLIDHVATHLSAHKRPREVRIVDTLPRNAMGKVQKKLL from the coding sequence GTGCTGCTCACCTCGTTGAACCCGCTGGCCGTCGCGCGCGGCGACGACATGCCCGACGCCGTCCGGATCGGCGACACCACGCTCTCGCGTACCGACATCCTCGGTGCCGCCGGAGCTCTGGCCAAACGTCTGGCCGGGGCGCGCCGGGTCGCGGTTCTGGCGACGCCGACCCCGTCCACGGTGATCGCGGTGGTCGGGGCGCTGCTCGCCGGCGTCACGGTGGTGCCGGTGCCGCCCGATTCGGGTCCCGCCGAGGTCACCCACATCCTCACCGACTCCGGCGCGCAGGCGTGGCTCGGGCAGGCGCCCGACGGGTCGACGCTGCCGGTGGTGCCGGTGCGGCTGCACGCCCGCGACTGGCACACCCACCCCGAACCGCCGGCGTCGGCGACCGCGTTCGTGCTGTACACCTCCGGGACGACCGGCGCCCCGAAGGGAGTGTTGCTGAGCCGCGGCGCGATCGCCGCCGGTATCGACGCACTCGCCGAGGCCTGGGCATGGACGCCGAAGGATACTGTGGTGCAGGGTCTTCCGCTGTTCCACGTGCACGGGCTGATCCTCGGTGTCCTGGGGCCGCTGCGGGTCGGCAGCCGCCTGGTCCACACCGTCGCGCCGACACCGCAGGCATACGCCGAGGCCGCGCGAGCCGACGGCACCCTGTTCTTCGGAGTGCCGACCGTGTGGTCGCGGATCGCCGACGACGCGGACTCCGCCCGTGCTCTGGGCACCGCGCGGCTGCTGGTGTCCGGCAGTGCGCCGCTCCCCGTCCCGGTGTTCGAGAAACTCCACACACTCACCGGCCACGCCCCGATCGAGCGCTACGGCATGAGCGAAACCATGCTCACCCTCAGCACCCGCGTCGACGGCGAACGCCGCCCCGGCTGGGTCGGCCTGCCGGTCCGCGGCGTCGAGACCCGGCTGCGCGACGAGAACGACAACGACGTCCCGCACGACGGGGAGAGCATCGGCGGCCTCCAGGTGCGCGGCCCGATGCTGTTCGACGGCTACCTGAACCGCCCCGACGCCACCGCGGAGTCCTGGACCGACGACGGCTGGTTCGTCACCGGCGACGTCGCCGCCGTCGACTCCGGTGGCTTCCACCGGATCGTCGGACGCGCCTCCACCGACCTCATCAAGACCGGTGGATTCCGGGTCGGCGCAGGCGAAGTGGAGACCGCGCTGCTCGGATACCCGGGAGTGCGGGAGGCTGCCGTCGTCGGACTGCCCGACCCCGACCTCGGGCAGCGGATCGTCGCCTTCGTCGTCGGAGCGGGGTTCGACGAGGCGACCTTGATCGACCACGTCGCAACACACCTGTCCGCACACAAACGGCCACGCGAAGTACGGATCGTGGACACCCTGCCCCGCAATGCCATGGGCAAGGTGCAGAAGAAACTGCTCTAG
- a CDS encoding 3-hydroxyacyl-CoA dehydrogenase gives MTDIRRVTVLGAGVLGSQIAFQTAFEGFDVTSFDIDDKALDAARERFAGLADTYRREVSGADDDRVTDALGRIASTSDLEAAVAEADLVIEAIPEILELKQDTYRRIGAAAPEKTIFATNSSTLLPSDLADSTGRPDRFLALHFANRVWQFNTAEVMGTDRTDPAVFREVVEFASEIGMVPIEIHKEKAGYVLNSLLVPFLNSAAALAAGGYASPEDVDKTWKIATGAPLGPFQMLDIIGLTTPYNIMVHGDASAQKLAAWLKENYIDKGKLGVASGEGFYRY, from the coding sequence ATGACCGACATTCGCAGAGTCACCGTGCTGGGAGCCGGCGTCCTCGGCTCGCAGATCGCATTCCAGACGGCGTTCGAGGGATTCGACGTCACCTCGTTCGACATCGACGACAAAGCCCTCGACGCGGCCCGCGAACGATTCGCGGGCCTGGCCGACACGTACCGGCGCGAAGTGTCCGGTGCCGACGACGACCGGGTCACCGACGCCCTGGGTCGCATCGCGTCGACATCGGATCTCGAGGCGGCGGTCGCCGAGGCGGACCTGGTGATCGAGGCGATCCCGGAGATCCTCGAACTCAAGCAGGACACCTACCGGCGGATCGGTGCGGCCGCACCCGAGAAGACGATCTTCGCGACCAACTCGTCGACGCTGTTGCCGAGCGATCTCGCGGACTCGACCGGACGACCCGACCGCTTCCTGGCCCTGCACTTCGCCAACCGTGTGTGGCAGTTCAACACCGCCGAGGTGATGGGCACCGACCGCACCGACCCGGCCGTGTTCCGCGAAGTCGTGGAGTTCGCGTCCGAGATCGGGATGGTGCCGATCGAGATCCACAAGGAGAAGGCCGGATACGTCCTGAACTCGCTGCTCGTACCGTTCCTCAACTCGGCGGCAGCCCTCGCCGCCGGCGGCTACGCGTCCCCCGAGGACGTCGACAAAACCTGGAAGATCGCCACCGGCGCACCGCTGGGACCGTTCCAGATGCTCGACATCATCGGCCTGACGACCCCCTACAACATCATGGTCCACGGTGACGCGTCGGCACAGAAACTCGCCGCATGGCTCAAGGAGAACTACATAGACAAGGGCAAGCTCGGCGTCGCCTCCGGTGAGGGGTTCTATCGGTACTAG
- a CDS encoding NADP-dependent oxidoreductase, which translates to MSAVTSTRIVLASRPDGEPNPGNFRTETTKLPELSDGQVLLRTVYLSLDPYMRGRMSAAESYADPVEVGEVMVGVVVAQVVESRSPDVPSGSYVLSYSGWQTHAVADAGSVRLLDPDAAPLSTALGVLGMPGFTAYAGLLRIGRPQPGETVVVAAAAGPVGSAVGQIAKIHGARAVGIAGGPDKCAYVRDELGFDAVIDHRAPDFAEQLRAAVPGGIDVYFENVGGPVTAAVLPLLNLYARIPVCGLVSQYNAATAPEGPDRLPAFMGLILTKSLTVRGFIQSEFVREMYADFERDASRWLSEGRLKYREDVVDGLGNAPEAFLGMLHGTNFGKLVVRVGPEE; encoded by the coding sequence ATGAGTGCTGTCACGAGTACCCGAATCGTTCTCGCCTCGAGACCGGACGGAGAGCCGAATCCCGGCAACTTCCGTACCGAGACAACGAAATTGCCTGAACTGTCCGACGGGCAGGTGCTGCTGCGCACCGTGTACCTGTCGCTCGACCCGTATATGCGGGGGCGGATGAGTGCCGCCGAATCGTACGCCGACCCGGTCGAGGTGGGCGAGGTCATGGTCGGCGTCGTCGTCGCGCAGGTCGTCGAATCACGCAGCCCCGACGTCCCTTCCGGGTCGTACGTCCTGTCCTACAGCGGATGGCAGACCCACGCGGTGGCCGACGCCGGCTCGGTTCGTCTCCTCGATCCGGACGCGGCCCCGTTGTCCACCGCCCTGGGTGTGCTCGGGATGCCCGGTTTCACCGCCTACGCGGGACTGCTGCGGATCGGACGGCCGCAGCCCGGCGAAACCGTCGTCGTCGCGGCTGCGGCCGGCCCGGTCGGATCCGCGGTGGGGCAGATCGCGAAGATCCATGGGGCCCGCGCCGTCGGCATCGCCGGCGGACCCGACAAGTGCGCGTATGTGCGCGACGAACTCGGGTTCGATGCCGTGATCGACCACCGCGCACCGGATTTCGCCGAGCAGTTGCGGGCCGCGGTGCCGGGCGGCATCGACGTCTACTTCGAGAACGTGGGCGGCCCGGTCACTGCGGCGGTGTTGCCGCTGCTCAATCTGTACGCGCGGATCCCGGTGTGCGGGTTGGTGTCCCAGTACAACGCTGCGACCGCTCCGGAGGGGCCGGACCGGCTCCCGGCCTTCATGGGGCTGATCCTCACGAAGAGCCTCACCGTTCGCGGTTTCATCCAGTCCGAATTCGTCCGGGAGATGTACGCGGACTTCGAACGCGACGCCTCCCGGTGGCTGTCCGAAGGACGGTTGAAGTACCGGGAGGACGTCGTCGACGGACTCGGGAACGCGCCCGAAGCGTTCCTGGGGATGTTGCACGGCACGAACTTCGGGAAGCTCGTGGTCCGTGTCGGCCCCGAGGAGTGA
- a CDS encoding TauD/TfdA family dioxygenase encodes MTTSADPGIFRTFIEPRPTDPLYAVGPLVARRTTESADDRPYELFSLTPKTPTIGAEISGIRLTGDLSDDVFAELRRALLEWKVLFFRDQDIDRAEHRAFAARWGELEQHPFFKYTQPGQSDADVATLAKDAMAAGVENMWHNDVTWHEFPSFAAVLRGVEVPEVGGDTLWADTGAAYDLLPEDLRARIDHLEAEHDWINSFGRGMPAETVEMLRPAFPPVTHPVVRVIPETGRRVLFVNSIFTQRILGVSEEESNDLLRMLYRHVQRPEFQVRLQWQPDTIAFWDNRTCQHYASSDYFPARRVMDRISIVGDKPVGVTS; translated from the coding sequence ATGACCACGTCCGCCGATCCCGGCATCTTCCGGACCTTCATCGAACCGCGCCCGACGGACCCGCTCTACGCCGTGGGCCCGCTCGTCGCGCGACGCACCACCGAGTCCGCCGACGATCGTCCCTACGAGCTGTTCTCGCTCACCCCGAAGACCCCGACCATCGGCGCCGAGATCTCCGGGATCCGGCTGACCGGCGACCTGTCCGACGACGTGTTCGCCGAGCTCCGTCGGGCACTGCTCGAGTGGAAGGTGCTGTTCTTCCGGGACCAGGACATCGACCGCGCCGAGCATCGCGCGTTCGCCGCCCGCTGGGGCGAGTTGGAACAGCACCCGTTCTTCAAGTACACCCAGCCCGGGCAGAGCGACGCGGATGTCGCGACCCTCGCGAAGGATGCGATGGCGGCCGGCGTCGAGAACATGTGGCACAACGATGTCACCTGGCACGAATTCCCCTCCTTCGCAGCGGTTCTGCGCGGCGTCGAGGTTCCAGAAGTGGGCGGCGACACGCTGTGGGCGGACACCGGAGCGGCCTACGACCTCCTTCCGGAGGACCTCCGGGCACGTATCGACCACCTCGAGGCCGAGCACGACTGGATCAACTCGTTCGGCCGCGGTATGCCGGCGGAGACCGTCGAGATGCTCCGTCCGGCGTTCCCGCCCGTCACACATCCGGTGGTGCGGGTGATCCCCGAGACCGGGCGCCGCGTGCTGTTCGTCAATTCGATCTTCACACAGCGCATTCTCGGTGTGTCCGAGGAGGAGTCCAACGACCTCCTGCGCATGCTGTACCGCCACGTCCAGCGGCCGGAGTTCCAGGTGCGTCTCCAGTGGCAGCCCGACACGATCGCGTTCTGGGACAACCGCACCTGCCAGCACTACGCCTCCAGCGACTACTTCCCCGCCCGCCGTGTCATGGATCGCATCTCGATCGTGGGTGACAAGCCCGTCGGCGTCACGTCCTGA
- a CDS encoding TetR/AcrR family transcriptional regulator, with protein sequence MTRTTSRHAMIEAAERIVAERGLPALTLKEVQLVARQANKSAATYHFGSRDGLLDAVVELRMTPADTRRRAMLDDLDASGTAPTIRAAVEALVLPLAAETLYRDGSCYARFLAQAMFDPALADTIRKHLRAESYRRVEYLLSDLCPAPDEVASWRTDNVVLLTMASLAAREGTDRTPAQTAAIVADLIDTCVAVLEAPTSVPHSTPDPTEQTDPQGVSL encoded by the coding sequence GTGACCCGCACCACTTCCCGCCACGCCATGATCGAGGCGGCCGAACGGATCGTCGCCGAGCGCGGCCTACCGGCGCTGACCCTCAAGGAGGTGCAGCTCGTCGCCCGCCAGGCCAACAAGTCGGCCGCCACCTACCATTTCGGGTCCCGCGACGGACTGCTCGACGCCGTCGTCGAACTGCGCATGACGCCCGCCGACACCCGCCGCCGGGCCATGCTCGACGACCTCGATGCGTCCGGCACGGCCCCCACGATCCGCGCCGCCGTGGAGGCCCTCGTGCTGCCCCTGGCCGCGGAAACCCTCTACCGGGACGGCAGCTGCTACGCCCGGTTCCTCGCGCAGGCGATGTTCGATCCGGCACTCGCCGACACGATCCGGAAACACCTTCGCGCGGAAAGCTATCGGCGGGTGGAATACCTGCTGTCCGACCTGTGCCCCGCCCCGGACGAGGTCGCGTCGTGGCGCACGGACAACGTCGTCCTCCTCACGATGGCGTCTCTCGCGGCACGTGAGGGCACCGATCGCACGCCTGCGCAGACCGCGGCGATCGTCGCCGACCTGATCGACACGTGCGTCGCCGTGCTCGAGGCCCCCACATCCGTTCCACACAGCACTCCAGATCCGACGGAACAGACCGATCCCCAAGGAGTTTCGCTATGA
- a CDS encoding enoyl-CoA hydratase, translated as MSFIVVDRPRDNIALVTLNRPDRMNAMAFDVMVPFREALEEISNDNAVRAVVVTGAGRGFCSGADQTSAGPVPHTDGLTRPTVALRSMELLDDVVLTLRKMHQPVIAAVNGAAIGGGFCLSMAADIRLAAPEAYFRAAGINNGLTASELGLSYLLPRAIGASRAFEIMLTGRDVDADEAARIGLVSRIVAGEDLLEEAFDLAQQIAKFSRPGVELTKRTLWSGLDASSLAQHMNQEGLGQLLIRLLTDNFEEATAARREKREPMFRDAR; from the coding sequence TTGAGTTTCATCGTCGTCGACCGGCCCCGCGACAACATCGCACTGGTGACCCTGAACCGCCCGGACCGGATGAACGCGATGGCGTTCGACGTGATGGTCCCGTTCCGGGAAGCCCTCGAGGAGATCAGCAACGACAACGCGGTGCGGGCCGTCGTGGTCACCGGCGCCGGCCGCGGTTTCTGTTCGGGCGCCGACCAGACCTCGGCCGGACCGGTTCCGCACACCGACGGGTTGACCCGTCCCACGGTGGCGCTGCGGTCGATGGAACTGCTCGACGACGTCGTCCTGACGCTGCGGAAGATGCATCAGCCGGTGATCGCGGCGGTGAACGGTGCCGCGATCGGCGGCGGATTCTGCCTGTCGATGGCCGCCGACATCCGGCTCGCCGCCCCGGAGGCGTACTTCCGGGCGGCCGGGATCAACAACGGCCTGACGGCCAGCGAACTGGGTCTGAGCTATCTGCTGCCGCGGGCGATCGGGGCGTCCCGGGCGTTCGAGATCATGCTCACCGGGCGGGACGTCGACGCCGACGAGGCCGCCCGCATCGGGCTCGTCTCCCGCATCGTCGCCGGCGAGGACCTGCTCGAGGAGGCTTTCGATCTCGCGCAGCAGATCGCGAAGTTCTCCCGCCCCGGCGTCGAACTCACCAAACGCACCCTGTGGTCGGGGCTCGACGCGTCGTCGCTCGCCCAGCACATGAACCAGGAAGGGCTCGGCCAGCTGCTGATCCGGCTGCTCACCGACAACTTCGAGGAGGCCACGGCCGCACGGCGCGAGAAGCGGGAGCCGATGTTCCGCGACGCGCGGTGA